The Thermoleophilum album genome contains a region encoding:
- a CDS encoding ribbon-helix-helix protein, CopG family, producing MRATTVRFSADLWELLEREAARSGVSVAQYVREAALARIAYTAGLRGEGLFQPPPEHEEGADKGRGRGSGRGRRRSGGGGGRSELLALSSSEFA from the coding sequence ATGCGTGCAACTACGGTTCGCTTTAGCGCCGATCTTTGGGAACTGCTCGAGCGTGAAGCGGCTCGCAGCGGCGTCAGCGTCGCGCAGTACGTGCGCGAGGCCGCCCTGGCACGCATCGCCTATACCGCCGGCTTGCGCGGCGAGGGGCTTTTCCAGCCGCCGCCGGAGCACGAAGAGGGCGCTGACAAGGGGCGTGGTCGCGGCTCGGGACGGGGGCGACGCCGCAGCGGTGGTGGTGGTGGCCGCTCGGAGCTGCTTGCGCTCAGCAGCTCCGAGTTCGCCTGA
- a CDS encoding MMPL family transporter, giving the protein MRRRLLVLAAWALLVAVSLPFAARQTERLTAGGFSVPGSQSQRVDDLLERFPNVPGGAAVVVLEAAPRTPKSALTRELRRIEKVVASVPGARIAGALPGGSSLRASTREPGVRSPRIIALPVQLGIGERDASADAATLRERLGVGHRGNGLRVYLAGEGGLSAAVQAQSRHDLREAELFGFPLIAAVLIWVFGSFAASGLPLALGFCAISITGAAIWLLSQWFSMSVFVTNMASMIGLGVAVDYSLFVLARYREELGKGATATAALRTALATSGTAVAFAGVTVVLALGALFLVDARLIRSMAVGAVIVVIVSVLGALTLLPALALALGKRLRRGRVRSETPGSSELWLRWTRAVLRRPITAALLSAAVMLALAAPALSMRLDDSIGGQLPRDSADLRGQRLAELALGPRASGPLLVAFEPRSGRTVDRRLLAAVERWRRWVRGLPNAALVERPLIARDRSAVLVAVYAARGAESREARALLDRLRDDGPQRVAPLATVSVGGVTAAIEDFRALVASSLWRVLIFVAALSCVVLVVLLRSLILPLKAALMNLLSTAAAYGVLTAVFQHGLLEPLGVERHGYIHSVTPTLLLAITFGLSMDYEVFLLTRIRERYRLHGDTARAVAEGLAASARTISSAAAIMVAVFAVFAFVGVPTIREMGVGLAVAIALDATLVRLVLVPAMMVLFGRWNWWLPNWLEQRLPVLEGPQSSLADDASRAALKEPRALV; this is encoded by the coding sequence GTGCGCCGCCGCCTTCTGGTGCTGGCAGCGTGGGCGCTGCTGGTAGCTGTTTCGCTCCCCTTTGCCGCCCGTCAGACCGAGCGCCTCACGGCTGGCGGCTTCTCGGTGCCAGGCTCGCAGTCGCAGCGCGTAGACGACCTGCTTGAGCGCTTCCCGAACGTGCCCGGGGGTGCGGCAGTGGTGGTGCTTGAAGCGGCGCCGCGGACGCCCAAGAGTGCCCTGACACGCGAGCTCCGTCGCATCGAGAAGGTCGTCGCCTCGGTACCCGGGGCACGCATCGCTGGTGCCTTGCCCGGCGGCTCCTCTTTGCGCGCTTCGACCCGTGAGCCGGGCGTCCGTTCCCCCCGAATCATCGCCCTGCCGGTGCAGCTCGGGATCGGCGAGCGTGACGCCAGCGCCGATGCCGCGACATTGCGAGAACGCCTCGGCGTCGGACACCGGGGCAATGGCCTCCGGGTGTACTTGGCGGGCGAAGGGGGGCTTTCTGCGGCGGTCCAGGCGCAGTCTCGCCACGACCTCCGAGAGGCCGAGCTCTTCGGCTTCCCACTGATCGCCGCAGTGCTGATCTGGGTGTTCGGGTCGTTCGCCGCTTCCGGCTTGCCGCTAGCTCTTGGTTTCTGCGCGATCTCGATCACTGGTGCGGCGATCTGGTTGCTCTCGCAGTGGTTCTCGATGTCGGTGTTCGTGACCAACATGGCGTCGATGATCGGCCTCGGCGTGGCCGTCGACTACTCCCTGTTCGTGCTCGCTCGCTACCGGGAGGAACTGGGCAAGGGCGCGACGGCGACGGCGGCGCTACGGACAGCGCTCGCTACCTCGGGGACCGCGGTGGCCTTCGCTGGCGTGACCGTTGTCCTCGCTCTGGGAGCGCTGTTCCTGGTCGATGCGCGGCTGATTCGCTCGATGGCGGTTGGTGCCGTGATCGTCGTGATCGTGTCCGTACTGGGAGCCTTGACGCTGCTACCGGCCTTGGCGCTCGCGCTCGGCAAGCGCCTCCGGCGGGGTCGCGTCCGGTCCGAAACGCCGGGCAGCAGCGAGCTATGGCTGCGCTGGACGCGTGCGGTTTTGCGACGCCCCATCACCGCCGCGCTGTTGAGCGCAGCGGTGATGCTCGCGCTCGCGGCGCCGGCGCTTTCGATGAGACTCGACGACAGCATCGGCGGGCAGCTGCCGCGGGACAGTGCCGACCTTCGTGGCCAGCGCCTCGCCGAGCTAGCCCTCGGGCCCCGCGCATCCGGCCCACTGCTCGTTGCCTTCGAGCCACGGAGCGGCCGCACGGTTGACCGGCGCCTGCTCGCCGCGGTTGAGCGCTGGCGCCGGTGGGTGCGGGGCTTGCCAAACGCGGCGTTGGTCGAGCGACCACTGATCGCTCGCGACCGTAGTGCAGTGCTCGTCGCCGTGTACGCCGCGCGCGGGGCGGAGAGCCGCGAAGCGCGCGCGCTGCTCGACCGTCTGAGGGACGACGGTCCCCAGCGCGTTGCTCCGCTCGCGACCGTCTCGGTCGGGGGTGTGACCGCGGCTATAGAGGACTTCCGGGCACTGGTGGCTTCTTCGCTGTGGCGAGTGTTGATCTTCGTCGCGGCGTTGTCGTGCGTTGTGTTGGTCGTGCTGCTGCGTTCCCTGATCCTGCCGCTCAAGGCCGCGCTCATGAACCTGCTCTCCACGGCCGCTGCCTACGGCGTGCTCACGGCCGTGTTTCAACACGGTTTGCTCGAGCCGCTCGGAGTCGAGCGACACGGCTACATCCACAGCGTCACGCCGACCCTCCTTCTGGCTATCACCTTCGGGCTGTCGATGGACTACGAGGTTTTCCTGCTGACCCGGATACGGGAGCGCTATCGGCTGCACGGCGACACCGCCCGCGCGGTAGCCGAGGGGCTTGCAGCGAGCGCTCGCACGATCTCGAGCGCTGCGGCGATCATGGTCGCGGTATTCGCGGTGTTTGCATTCGTCGGTGTACCGACCATCCGCGAGATGGGCGTGGGTTTGGCGGTGGCGATTGCGCTCGACGCGACGCTCGTCAGGCTCGTCCTTGTGCCCGCGATGATGGTGCTGTTCGGTCGCTGGAACTGGTGGTTGCCGAACTGGCTGGAGCAGCGTTTGCCGGTTCTTGAGGGACCGCAGTCGTCGCTCGCTGACGATGCGTCACGAGCGGCGCTCAAAGAACCCCGCGCGCTCGTGTGA
- a CDS encoding TetR/AcrR family transcriptional regulator: MEASPIQTGDRRLDGDKARRIIEAMRRSVGRRGAAASTFDRVAREAGVSRGLLHYYFGSKERLLAGVVRHDCELRLEQLDRRLAEARTVDDVVAALVAQLEVFLGEDPENQAVIYEMLSASRRSPEIRAELAELYRRWREHLANALREKQEEGVLQLAGEPEAVASVLYALADGMGIQLLADPDWDSRPVFEFGMELLRELLAAPSSA; the protein is encoded by the coding sequence GTGGAAGCTTCTCCGATCCAAACTGGCGATCGACGCCTAGATGGCGACAAGGCGCGCCGCATCATCGAAGCGATGCGGCGCAGCGTTGGGCGGCGGGGTGCCGCCGCTTCCACTTTCGACCGCGTTGCCCGTGAGGCCGGTGTCTCACGGGGACTCCTGCATTACTACTTCGGATCGAAGGAACGGCTGCTGGCGGGGGTCGTGCGCCACGACTGCGAGCTCCGGCTTGAACAGCTCGACCGCCGGCTGGCCGAGGCGCGCACAGTGGATGACGTGGTGGCGGCGCTGGTCGCGCAGCTTGAGGTTTTCCTCGGGGAGGACCCCGAGAATCAGGCCGTCATCTACGAGATGCTCAGCGCGTCGCGGCGCAGCCCAGAAATACGGGCCGAGCTCGCGGAGCTCTACCGGCGCTGGCGCGAGCACCTGGCGAACGCGCTGCGTGAGAAGCAGGAAGAGGGTGTGCTGCAGCTCGCTGGCGAGCCCGAGGCGGTGGCCTCGGTGCTCTACGCGCTTGCGGACGGCATGGGCATTCAGCTACTCGCCGACCCGGACTGGGACTCGCGGCCCGTCTTCGAGTTCGGGATGGAGCTTCTGCGCGAGCTGCTAGCAGCACCCTCATCGGCGTGA
- the lon gene encoding endopeptidase La: MSEREPTQVEIPGPMGEQALILRTKLPDALPVLPLRDTVAFPHTVMPLVVGQERSVKLVNDVLGGTRMLALVASRDPANERPGPDDIYRVGVAATIARMLRVPDGTLRVLVQCGERVRFGRFVATEPYLVATVEELPDIVEASPELEALERAVRDNFARIVEQSPYLPQELQVAVHNIDDPSELSYLIAGALRIKTEEKQELLELRDVRARLRRLAEILARELELISIGTRIQSQVQSELERGQREYFLRQQLKAIREELGEGEDEQAEVEELRRMLDEAGLPEHARKQAERELRRFERLPPQSAEHGVIRSYLEWLASLPWSKSTEDRIDLEHARRVLDEDHYDIEKIKERILEFLAVRKLKPDARSAILCFVGPPGVGKTSLGRSIARAMGRKFERISVGGVRDEAEIRGHRRTYIGAMPGVIIRALRDAGANNPVLMIDEIDKMGADFRGDPASAMLEVLDPEQNTTFRDHYLDLPFDLSNVLFICTANTLETIPAPLRDRMEVIELAGYTHEEKREIARRYLVPRQIERNGLRPSQIEFTDDAIDAIIDGYTREAGVRELERQIGAICRKVAREFAEGRRKSKRVIRARQVEQLLGPRRYRPETARRTSEPGVATGLAWTPTGGDVLFVEATAFPGEGRLHLTGQLGDVMRESAQAALSYVRRRAQEIAPDLPEDWFRRHDIHLHVPAGAIPKDGPSAGVTMAAALASLISGRPVRGDTAMTGELTLTGQVLPVGGIKEKVLAAQRAGIKRVILPARNEQDLADVPEHLRKELEFVLVESVEEVLAEALEGSRRVRTSPGRARRARRPRSARPESVAARSGGA; the protein is encoded by the coding sequence ATGAGCGAACGCGAACCAACGCAGGTCGAGATTCCAGGACCGATGGGTGAACAAGCGCTGATCCTGCGCACAAAGCTGCCGGACGCGCTGCCGGTGTTGCCACTGCGCGACACCGTCGCGTTCCCGCACACCGTGATGCCCTTGGTGGTCGGGCAAGAGCGCTCGGTCAAGCTCGTCAACGATGTCCTTGGCGGGACCCGGATGCTCGCGCTGGTTGCCTCCCGAGATCCGGCTAACGAGCGTCCGGGGCCCGACGACATCTATCGGGTCGGGGTCGCCGCGACGATCGCCCGCATGCTGCGCGTGCCGGACGGCACTTTGCGTGTGCTGGTGCAGTGCGGCGAGCGTGTGCGCTTCGGACGTTTCGTGGCCACCGAGCCGTACCTGGTCGCGACCGTCGAGGAGCTCCCAGACATCGTCGAGGCCTCGCCGGAGCTGGAGGCGCTGGAGCGCGCCGTGCGCGACAACTTCGCGCGCATCGTCGAGCAGTCGCCTTACCTGCCCCAAGAACTGCAGGTGGCCGTGCACAACATCGACGACCCGTCCGAGCTCTCCTACCTGATCGCCGGTGCCCTGCGCATCAAGACCGAGGAGAAGCAGGAACTCCTGGAACTGCGCGATGTGCGCGCTCGGCTCCGGCGCCTGGCCGAGATCTTGGCGCGCGAGCTCGAGCTGATCTCGATCGGCACGCGCATCCAGTCGCAAGTGCAGTCCGAGCTCGAACGGGGCCAGCGCGAGTACTTCCTGCGCCAGCAACTGAAAGCGATTCGCGAAGAGCTCGGCGAGGGTGAGGACGAACAAGCCGAGGTCGAAGAGCTACGCCGGATGCTCGACGAAGCCGGTCTGCCCGAGCACGCTCGCAAGCAGGCCGAGCGGGAGCTCAGACGGTTCGAGCGCTTACCCCCGCAGTCCGCCGAGCACGGCGTGATTCGTAGCTACCTGGAGTGGCTGGCTTCGTTGCCGTGGTCGAAGTCGACCGAGGACCGCATCGACCTTGAACACGCACGACGGGTGCTCGACGAGGATCACTACGACATCGAGAAGATCAAGGAGCGGATCCTCGAGTTCCTCGCCGTTCGCAAGCTCAAGCCGGATGCGCGGTCGGCGATTCTCTGCTTCGTCGGACCCCCTGGTGTCGGTAAGACCTCACTCGGTCGCTCGATTGCTCGGGCGATGGGGCGGAAGTTCGAGCGCATCTCCGTTGGCGGGGTGCGCGACGAGGCGGAGATCCGGGGTCACCGCCGCACCTACATCGGTGCGATGCCAGGGGTGATCATCCGGGCCTTGCGCGACGCTGGTGCCAACAACCCGGTTTTGATGATCGACGAGATCGACAAGATGGGCGCAGACTTTCGCGGCGACCCGGCGAGCGCGATGCTCGAAGTTCTCGACCCCGAGCAGAACACGACGTTTCGAGATCACTATCTCGATCTGCCCTTCGACCTCTCCAACGTCCTCTTCATCTGCACGGCGAACACGCTCGAAACGATCCCTGCGCCGCTGCGCGACCGGATGGAGGTGATCGAGCTTGCCGGCTACACGCACGAGGAGAAGCGAGAGATCGCCCGCCGCTACCTCGTGCCACGACAGATCGAGCGCAACGGGTTGCGCCCTTCGCAGATCGAGTTCACCGACGACGCGATCGACGCGATCATCGACGGCTACACCAGAGAGGCCGGTGTACGCGAGCTAGAGCGCCAGATCGGTGCCATCTGTCGCAAGGTGGCGCGCGAGTTCGCCGAGGGCCGGCGCAAGTCCAAGCGGGTGATTAGGGCTCGCCAGGTCGAGCAGCTGCTCGGTCCGCGCCGCTACCGACCGGAGACGGCGCGCAGGACCAGCGAACCAGGGGTCGCGACTGGGCTCGCCTGGACGCCGACCGGCGGCGACGTGCTGTTCGTGGAGGCCACCGCTTTCCCGGGCGAAGGCCGCCTGCACCTCACCGGCCAGCTTGGCGATGTGATGCGCGAGTCGGCCCAGGCAGCGCTCTCCTATGTCCGGCGGCGGGCACAAGAGATCGCCCCAGACCTGCCGGAAGACTGGTTTCGCCGCCACGACATCCATCTGCACGTACCGGCGGGAGCGATCCCGAAGGACGGGCCCAGTGCTGGCGTCACGATGGCGGCAGCGCTCGCTTCCTTGATCTCGGGACGCCCGGTGCGCGGCGATACGGCAATGACCGGCGAGTTGACCTTGACCGGGCAGGTGCTGCCGGTCGGCGGGATCAAGGAAAAGGTGCTGGCAGCGCAGCGGGCGGGCATCAAGCGCGTGATCCTGCCGGCGCGCAACGAGCAGGATCTCGCCGATGTACCCGAGCACCTGCGCAAAGAGCTGGAGTTCGTGTTGGTCGAATCGGTCGAGGAAGTCCTCGCCGAGGCGCTCGAGGGCAGTCGTCGCGTGCGCACGTCCCCCGGTCGGGCGCGGCGGGCGAGGCGGCCGCGGAGCGCGCGGCCGGAATCGGTGGCTGCCCGTTCGGGCGGAGCTTGA
- a CDS encoding Hsp20/alpha crystallin family protein — MPGSGGVFREFERLQREIEELFGSLSERERSGSLGFLPAVDVLHDEAQGRVVVLVELAGVDLRGVVVELHGRALVISGERPLGESSSSCSYQQVEIERGRFRRLIHLGADVEARGARATYVDGILRIELPLARERAREGRTKVKVTGARGR; from the coding sequence GTGCCCGGGTCAGGCGGCGTGTTCCGCGAGTTCGAACGCTTGCAGCGAGAGATCGAGGAGCTCTTCGGAAGCCTCAGCGAGCGCGAGCGAAGCGGATCGCTCGGTTTTCTGCCAGCGGTCGACGTCCTTCACGACGAGGCGCAGGGTCGCGTGGTCGTGCTGGTCGAGCTGGCCGGTGTCGACCTACGCGGCGTGGTCGTCGAGCTGCACGGGCGGGCGCTGGTGATCAGTGGCGAGCGGCCGCTCGGCGAGTCCTCGTCCTCCTGCTCCTACCAGCAGGTCGAGATCGAACGCGGACGCTTCCGTCGGCTGATCCATCTCGGTGCCGATGTGGAAGCGCGAGGCGCGCGTGCCACCTATGTTGACGGCATCCTGCGGATTGAGCTGCCGCTCGCCCGCGAGCGGGCGCGAGAGGGACGCACGAAGGTGAAGGTGACCGGTGCGCGCGGGCGCTGA
- a CDS encoding MBL fold metallo-hydrolase produces MRLTVLGKSPSWEDAGGACSGYLLEEGSTAVLLECGNGVFGKLRLYRDYAEIDAVVVSHFHGDHVLDLIPFSYALTYSPRPRAVGARPRLIGPPRFGERLRTIAAVFEDRELVDRAFEVVEYRGGDAFTVGGIAFRTAPVPHFTETFAIAVEPPGGRADERPSRLVFGADCGPSEELVKFAQGADLLMLEATLVTPEPPLAGRRRGHLTPREAGEHAARAGARKLVLTHVSDEVDPAWAQREAQAAFDGEVVVAHEGLVLELD; encoded by the coding sequence GTGCGGCTTACGGTGCTCGGCAAGTCACCCTCCTGGGAGGACGCCGGCGGTGCCTGCTCGGGATACCTGCTCGAGGAAGGTTCCACCGCGGTGCTGCTCGAGTGCGGCAACGGGGTGTTCGGGAAGCTGCGGCTGTACCGCGACTACGCGGAGATCGATGCGGTCGTCGTGTCGCACTTCCACGGCGACCACGTGCTCGATCTGATCCCTTTCTCCTACGCCCTCACCTACAGCCCACGACCGCGAGCGGTTGGGGCGCGGCCGCGGTTGATCGGACCGCCGCGGTTCGGCGAGCGTTTGCGAACGATCGCAGCGGTCTTCGAGGATCGGGAGCTCGTCGACCGGGCTTTTGAGGTCGTCGAGTACCGCGGCGGCGACGCTTTCACCGTCGGTGGCATCGCCTTCCGCACAGCACCCGTTCCGCACTTCACCGAGACCTTCGCGATCGCCGTCGAACCACCTGGCGGGAGGGCTGATGAGCGCCCGTCCCGACTGGTCTTCGGGGCCGACTGTGGCCCCTCCGAAGAGCTCGTGAAGTTCGCCCAGGGAGCCGATCTACTGATGCTCGAGGCGACGCTCGTCACGCCCGAACCACCGCTTGCGGGGCGTCGGCGGGGACACCTCACGCCGCGCGAAGCAGGCGAACATGCGGCGCGCGCGGGCGCGCGCAAGCTGGTGCTCACGCACGTCAGCGACGAAGTTGACCCAGCGTGGGCGCAGCGCGAGGCGCAAGCCGCCTTCGACGGCGAAGTCGTAGTGGCTCACGAAGGTCTCGTGCTCGAACTCGACTGA
- a CDS encoding NAD(P)H-binding protein, whose product MELVIGATGYVGGRLLERLIAEGREVRALVRDPAALETQAAVEVVRGDLASGEGLEEAVRGVSFAYYLAHSMEPGRERDFERVERDCARRFVAVARAAGLERCVYLGGIAPRGRRSRHLASRLAVERILLRGLPRSTALRASIIVGARSPSFRVIVRLVERLPVLPLPAWRDRRTAPVDERDIIECLARTPATRCAEGRSIDVASPDEVTFGELVLRVAEHLGVPRLPLPLPGHHTPISAPIVSRLTGLPVALVRPLMESLESDIVPRDRRAVTEIYGIRTRPLDRAIEHALACWEAEEPLAAR is encoded by the coding sequence GTGGAGCTAGTGATCGGGGCAACCGGCTACGTCGGCGGCCGCCTGCTCGAGCGGCTGATCGCGGAGGGGCGAGAGGTCCGAGCGCTGGTGCGCGACCCCGCCGCCCTCGAGACGCAAGCGGCGGTCGAGGTGGTGCGCGGCGATCTCGCCAGCGGCGAGGGCCTGGAAGAGGCCGTGCGCGGGGTCAGCTTCGCCTACTACCTCGCGCACTCCATGGAACCCGGACGCGAGCGCGACTTCGAGCGCGTGGAACGCGACTGCGCTCGTCGCTTCGTCGCGGTCGCGCGCGCCGCCGGCCTGGAACGCTGCGTCTACCTCGGGGGGATCGCCCCCCGCGGCCGCCGCTCCCGGCACCTGGCGTCGCGCCTCGCCGTCGAGCGGATACTGCTGCGAGGCCTGCCGCGTTCGACGGCGCTGCGCGCCTCGATCATCGTGGGTGCCCGGAGTCCGTCATTCCGTGTGATCGTGCGCCTAGTCGAGCGCTTACCGGTCCTACCGCTTCCTGCCTGGCGCGACCGGCGCACGGCACCAGTCGACGAGCGAGACATCATTGAGTGCTTAGCGCGCACACCCGCGACTCGCTGCGCGGAAGGCCGCTCGATCGATGTGGCAAGCCCAGACGAAGTGACCTTCGGCGAGCTCGTCCTGCGCGTCGCCGAGCACCTCGGCGTCCCACGCCTCCCGCTACCGCTCCCCGGTCACCACACGCCCATCAGCGCCCCGATCGTGAGCCGTCTAACTGGTCTGCCGGTGGCACTCGTCCGCCCCCTGATGGAGAGCCTGGAATCGGACATCGTGCCCCGCGATCGCCGCGCCGTCACGGAGATCTACGGAATCCGCACGCGACCCCTCGACCGCGCGATCGAGCATGCGCTCGCCTGCTGGGAAGCCGAGGAACCGCTGGCTGCCCGCTGA
- a CDS encoding SRPBCC family protein — MRVAVTTDLPAPIERCYEFVTDPSRLQEWVTVHERVLEAPPRPLRAGAEMVQQLRVAGRPVVVRWRATKVEPPTLVEWEGTGPLHARARVIYRFSPNASGGTHFDYVNEYELPGGPLGRLAGKTVAMLARREAETSLERLRRLLKTAT, encoded by the coding sequence ATGCGGGTAGCGGTCACCACCGATTTGCCGGCTCCGATCGAACGCTGTTACGAGTTCGTCACCGACCCTTCCCGTTTGCAGGAATGGGTGACGGTCCACGAGCGGGTACTCGAGGCGCCCCCGCGACCGCTGCGCGCAGGCGCAGAAATGGTGCAGCAGTTGCGCGTGGCTGGGCGACCGGTAGTGGTGCGCTGGCGAGCGACCAAAGTCGAGCCACCGACGCTCGTGGAATGGGAGGGCACGGGACCCCTCCACGCCCGCGCACGCGTCATTTATCGGTTTTCGCCGAACGCAAGCGGGGGCACGCACTTCGACTACGTCAACGAGTACGAGCTTCCGGGGGGGCCGCTCGGACGCCTCGCCGGCAAAACCGTAGCGATGCTCGCCCGACGCGAAGCCGAGACTTCACTGGAGCGCTTGCGTCGTCTTTTGAAGACAGCTACCTAA
- a CDS encoding winged helix-turn-helix domain-containing protein — translation MTDFLDQKVKEMEARLRELRPLVDEYERLQKALSALRGAVTQATRSEGGRRARRRGGGRRGPRRPRGTRAAEALELITQNPGIKVRELAERMGITPNYVYQLVPKLESEGKVERRDGGLYAKQDTAAPAFGGFAASSEQAGTV, via the coding sequence ATGACTGATTTTTTGGATCAGAAGGTGAAAGAGATGGAGGCACGGCTTCGCGAGCTACGCCCCCTGGTCGACGAGTACGAACGGCTGCAGAAGGCGCTTAGCGCGTTGCGGGGTGCTGTCACACAAGCGACGCGCAGCGAAGGTGGGCGGCGAGCGCGGAGGCGGGGCGGCGGTCGTCGTGGCCCTCGGCGCCCGAGGGGCACGCGCGCTGCTGAGGCGCTCGAGTTGATCACCCAAAACCCGGGGATCAAGGTTCGGGAGCTAGCCGAGCGGATGGGCATCACGCCGAACTACGTCTACCAACTGGTGCCCAAACTGGAGAGCGAGGGCAAGGTCGAGCGCCGCGACGGCGGTCTCTACGCCAAGCAGGACACCGCTGCACCGGCGTTCGGAGGGTTCGCGGCAAGCAGCGAGCAGGCGGGCACGGTTTAA
- a CDS encoding malate dehydrogenase has protein sequence MSEKQPVKVAVTGAAGQIAYSLLFRIANGDMLGNEQPVHLNMLEIPQALGALEGVCMELEDCAFPLLAGMDTFDDPARAFEGASYVLLVGARPRTKGMERKDLLEANGRIFTEQGRALNDNAPDDVRVLVVGNPANTNCLVAMENAPDIPRERFTAMTRLDHNRALAQLARKTGVPVSRITRMTIWGNHSTTQYPDVFHALVDGRPAFDAIGRDRNWLENEFIPTVQKRGAAVIEARGASSAASAANAAIDHVRDWALGTANGDWVSMAVPSDGSYGVDEGLVSSFPCRCAGGNWEIVQGLEIDEFSRSRIEASVAELREERDAVRSLGLVPA, from the coding sequence ATGAGCGAGAAGCAGCCAGTCAAGGTCGCAGTAACCGGAGCGGCCGGTCAGATCGCCTACAGCCTGCTGTTTCGCATCGCCAACGGTGACATGCTCGGCAACGAGCAGCCGGTGCATCTCAACATGTTGGAGATCCCGCAAGCGCTGGGTGCGCTCGAGGGAGTTTGCATGGAGCTCGAGGACTGCGCTTTCCCGCTGCTTGCGGGAATGGACACGTTCGATGATCCCGCGCGCGCCTTCGAGGGCGCAAGCTACGTGCTGCTGGTCGGCGCTCGTCCCCGCACCAAGGGGATGGAGCGTAAAGACTTGCTCGAAGCGAACGGTCGGATCTTCACCGAGCAGGGCCGTGCCCTCAACGACAACGCCCCCGACGACGTCCGTGTGCTCGTCGTTGGTAACCCGGCGAACACCAACTGTCTCGTTGCGATGGAGAACGCGCCCGACATTCCGCGCGAACGCTTCACCGCGATGACGCGTCTCGACCACAACCGCGCGCTCGCGCAGCTGGCTCGCAAAACTGGGGTGCCGGTCTCGCGGATCACGCGGATGACGATCTGGGGTAACCACTCGACCACCCAGTACCCCGACGTCTTCCATGCGCTAGTCGATGGCCGGCCGGCGTTCGATGCGATTGGCCGCGATCGAAACTGGCTTGAAAACGAATTCATCCCGACGGTTCAAAAACGCGGTGCTGCGGTGATCGAGGCCCGCGGCGCGTCGTCGGCGGCGTCGGCCGCGAACGCGGCGATCGACCACGTGCGCGACTGGGCGCTCGGCACCGCGAACGGCGATTGGGTCTCGATGGCGGTCCCGTCAGACGGGTCCTACGGCGTCGATGAAGGCTTGGTTTCTTCCTTCCCGTGCCGTTGCGCGGGTGGCAACTGGGAGATCGTGCAAGGGCTCGAGATTGACGAGTTCTCGCGGTCCCGTATCGAAGCGAGCGTCGCAGAGCTACGTGAAGAGCGCGACGCCGTCCGTTCGCTGGGCCTCGTCCCCGCCTAG